One window of the Salvelinus fontinalis isolate EN_2023a chromosome 2, ASM2944872v1, whole genome shotgun sequence genome contains the following:
- the nme4 gene encoding nucleoside diphosphate kinase, mitochondrial isoform X1, whose product MLLFQRCALKNLILPSPYCRGWGVLPASKSYITEFAFFLLLGHRCTGYSTISGIPGVRERTLIAVKPDGVQRRLVGQIMQRFEQRGFKLVGMKMLQASEELLSQHYQELRRKPFYPTLLYYMTSGPIVVMVWEGHNVVRTSRIMVGGTNPSEAQAGTVRGDFSIHISRNVVHASDSVEGAQREIQLWFHRKELVDWDCYNHNSTYEL is encoded by the exons ATGCTTCTATTTCAAAGGTGTGCGCTGAAAAACCTTATCCTGCCGAGTCCGTACTGTCGGGGTTGGGGAGTTCTACCAGCGAGTAAAAGTTATATCACTGAGTTCGCATTTTTTCTCCTCCTTGGGCATCGATGCACTGGATACAGTACCATATCAG GAATCCCTGGTGTGAGAGAACGTACTCTTATTGCAGTGAAACCAGATGGGGTCCAGCGCCGCCTTGTGGGACAGATAATGCAACGCTTTGAGCAGAGAGGCTTCAAACTGGTGGGCATGAAGATGCTGCAG GCATCAGAGGAGCTGCTCTCTCAGCACTACCAGGAGTTAAGGAGAAAGCCCTTTTACCCCACTCTCCTGTACTACATGACCTCTGGTCCCATAGTTGTCATG GTGTGGGAGGGTCATAATGTGGTCCGTACATCCCGGATCATGGTAGGAGGCACCAACCCATCCGAGGCCCAAGCAGGCACCGTCCGGGGCGATTTCAGCATTCACATCAGCAG AAATGTGGTCCATGCCAGTGATTCAGTAGAGGGGGCTCAGAGGGAGATCCAGCTGTGGTTTCATCGAAAGGAGCTGGTGGATTGGGACTGCTATAACCACAATAGCACCTACGAGCTTTGA
- the nme4 gene encoding nucleoside diphosphate kinase, mitochondrial isoform X2 — protein MLLFQRCALKNLILPSPYCRGWGVLPASKSYITEFAFFLLLGHRCTGYSTISGIPGVRERTLIAVKPDGVQRRLVGQIMQRFEQRGFKLVGMKMLQASEELLSQHYQELRRKPFYPTLLYYMTSGPIVVMVWEGHNVVRTSRIMVGGTNPSEAQAGTVRGDFSIHISRFVFIFQKCGPCQ, from the exons ATGCTTCTATTTCAAAGGTGTGCGCTGAAAAACCTTATCCTGCCGAGTCCGTACTGTCGGGGTTGGGGAGTTCTACCAGCGAGTAAAAGTTATATCACTGAGTTCGCATTTTTTCTCCTCCTTGGGCATCGATGCACTGGATACAGTACCATATCAG GAATCCCTGGTGTGAGAGAACGTACTCTTATTGCAGTGAAACCAGATGGGGTCCAGCGCCGCCTTGTGGGACAGATAATGCAACGCTTTGAGCAGAGAGGCTTCAAACTGGTGGGCATGAAGATGCTGCAG GCATCAGAGGAGCTGCTCTCTCAGCACTACCAGGAGTTAAGGAGAAAGCCCTTTTACCCCACTCTCCTGTACTACATGACCTCTGGTCCCATAGTTGTCATG GTGTGGGAGGGTCATAATGTGGTCCGTACATCCCGGATCATGGTAGGAGGCACCAACCCATCCGAGGCCCAAGCAGGCACCGTCCGGGGCGATTTCAGCATTCACATCAGCAG gtttgtatttattttccaGAAATGTGGTCCATGCCAGTGA